CTGGCACTCGTTTAGATTACTTCATAAATCCTAATCGCTATTTCACTGTTTTCAAGTTTTGGGCCTCTCTTAGATTTGCATACCACTTAAGGCTCTGTCGTAGGATTCTCATGTTTTGAATTCAACTTCCTTGATTAACTCGTTTGCTCGTTTTTTCGTTTTGTCATTATTTAACTTTTAACTCATGCTTCCAGACTCAAGGGATAGCCAATCATAACTGACGTAAATAAAGTTCTATCTTTTGGTCTAATAGCGACGAAATTCTCCTTGGGTTATGAGGAGAGTAATTAAGAGTCAGCTTTTCGCCCTGCTTATCTTAGAAATATTCCCCTATCAAGGACTTTTTCTTCCTGGGTATAGGTGTATCTAATTACATCTCCTTTAACCTCGGCTGGAAGTTCAAATTCTCTTAACCCTCTTACATAGTACCACTTTTCAAAGACCTTGGTACCGTTGTCTAGGAATCCTACGATTTCCAACTTAGTACCAGTTGCATTTTCGAACTTAAATATTATCTTTCCATCTCTCCTATATATCTTGACATTCGGATGCTCAAACTTAAAGATTTTTATAAAGCCCCCATCGCTGTATGCCAGCTTATAATCCATTGGATACTTGTTTGTGAACATTAACTTTGCTAACGTTGTATTGAATGTTTTTTCGTTCATCAATACTGCGTATCCATAGTTTAGGTTAATGTATGCATATAGGTTTGAATGAGTGTGCAATTCAACTTCTGTAATGTTTCCGTCATGCTCTACGAATACTTCTTTTGGGATATAGGTTCTCCCATTTATAGTAGTTAGAACCTCTAATTTTTTTCCTGGCTTCATGATTAGTTTATAACTTCCATATTCAAATATTAAAACCCCAAACTTGGAGACCAATGGTAAAATAATTAGAAATTGTCCCTCCTCATTTTCATTAGCTGTCCTTAAAATTGCTCCGAACTTCAAAGCGGTATCAAAAGAAACTATAATATAATCCACCCCAAGGTTCATTAATTCCTGATCACTCACTCTACCAAGGAGATATCTAGCAACGAATTCATCTGGACTCATCTGTGCAACTGTTCCTCTCCTAGTATAATATTCTATCCATCCCCCATAGTCCCACCAAGCTAAGATTATATCATTTTCGTTTGAATTCTCCCTAAGCCATACTAACCCTCTTTCCCAATGGATGTTCATTAAAGGCCTCTCAGTTAAGACGGTTCTAAATCCTAAGGCTCCGGTTATACTGGGCATGATTATCATTAGGATCAAAGAAACTGCCAGAGTTGCTCTACCTTTAATCCTTGAAAGCAAGAGCTCGTAAAGTGAAACTAGACCAACACCCGCCATAATGGCAATTGCCATGGAACCTATAAATAGGAATCTTGTCCAAATATATATCATCCAGAGACTTGGAATTATCGTTCCCAAGAGGAGAAAGTCTGTTACACTAACTTTTCTGCTTTTTAGAACGAAAAGTGGAGCTAGGAAAATTACAATATTGTAGGCTAACCACAGATCCGAGAATTTTGAATGTGTTGTTTCAATAATTGGAAGCTTAGAAAAAATCTTAAAACCCAAGAATAGCCCTTTAAGTGTTGTAAATTTTGAAAATATAATTGCAAAAACCAGTAGGATTAACGATACAAAGATGAGACGGTGTTTTTCATTTTTTATCATTTTACTTGTTAAAAATAATGTTAAAACCAAGAGTATAGCTAGTGGAACGAGATACTTTAAGTGCAGGAAAAGATAAACGTCTCCAATGTCGTTATTGAGCTTTATCCCGAGTTTCTCCATAGTAATTTTGCCAAGCCATGTGTTTCTTCCCAACATCCCATATCTCACGATTTTCCCTAGGTAATTAGCTATCAATGCCCCTAGAGCCGTTGAAAGTGCCAAGATTACTGAGTCAAATAGGTACCTCTCTTTCTTCAGAATGAAAGCACCAATTGCCAGGAAAGTGATATTTAGCAACAGGAAGATGAACATTAAATAATAAGCACTCCAAAAAGCTGAAACTAGGCCACTAGCAAGGGCTGGGATTAGGTAGAATGGAAGCCTCTTGGTTAATTTGTCTCTTCTTAACGCTAAGGATATGCCAAATAAAGCTATGGAATACCAGAAAAGCATGTAGTTATCTCCCCTATAATACCCTCCCATTGACCTAAATACGTGTCCAAACATCACGGAGAGAAAGAATGAAGAGAAGAATGCTTCTCTCTTTCCATAGAAATTAAGAATTGTCAAATAGAAGAAGAATATTGTCAAAACCCCAAAGATCACTGGTGTCACTCTGAAGGCATTATATAGGGAGATTTTTAAGACCTTCCAAATATATACAGGAGTTGCATAGAATCCTAGAGGATGTCCAGTTTTATATATTAAATCTCCCCAAGGAGCATTAGCTAAGGGATAAAATTTTATCCAATATCCAACTTTTAAACTTTCCTCAATGTAGGCCAAATGAAAGTAAGGATCGTATCCGAGGAGATACCTGTACCTAAGGGTGATAATCCTTAGGGCAGTGGCAATGGCTAGTATTAGAGGAATGGCAATTTTGGGCATAAATATCTTTTCCCCGCTAAATCTCCTCACGCCCTGACACCTTAATGTTCTCGTATTTTTGGATTTAAAAAATGTTTTTTTGCCTGTTCTATCATGTGTCCACCCAACGAATAAATATATAAATCGACTTCCGTTCATCGATAATTGTGAGAATAGTCTACATTTATGATGCTGTCTATCCATTCATAAAAGGGGGAGTTGAAAGAAGAGTCTATGAGATAGGGAAGAGATTGGCAAAAAAACATGATGTTTATTGGTTTGGTCTCAACTGGGGGGAGGGGAGTCCAGATGGTATAGAGTTTTATGGAGTAGGAAGATGGAAAAACTTGTACAAGAACGGAAAAAGATCAATAGGGGAGGCAATTTACTTCGCCCTGAAACTTTTATTGAAATTCAAAGGCAAATACGACATTGTTGATTGTCAACAGTTCCCTTACTTCCCATGTTTTTCGGCAAAATTCCATTCCATGATAAGGGATATTCCCCTTGTTATAACGTGGCATGAAGTTTGGAATGAGTACTGGAAAGAGTACTTAGGAAACTTGGCAATATTTGGCCTTCAAGTGGAGAGGAAAATGAGTAAAATAACGGAAAATAACATTTCAGTCTCAAGGCTAACCCAGCGAAGGCTTTATTCTATTGGCGTACACAGTGAAGTTATTCCTAATGGGATTGACTTTAAGAGAATACAGAATGTAAGTAAAAAGGATGAGGAGTACGACATAATTTTCGTGGGGAGATTGATAAGAGAGAAGAACGTTGATCTGCTTCTAAAGGCTGTTAGGATGGTTAGGGAGGACATCCCTGATTTAAAAGTCTTAATAATTGGTGAAGGTCCAGAAAAAGAGAGACTGGTAAAATTAGCCTCTATCTTGGATCTCTCTGATAATGTGAAATTCCTAGGTTTTCTTAAGGATCATGATGAGGTTATATCTTATCTAAAGTCATCAAAAGTCTTTGTTCTCCCATCTAAACGTGAAGGTTTTGGTATAGTTGTTTTAGAGGCAAATGCTTCCGGACTTCCAGTGATAACTCTGGACTATCCTATGAATGCATCTAAAGAGCTGATAATTCATGGGTATAATGGATTCGTTTCATCACCAACTCCGGATCATCTAGCAAAGTATATAGAAATTTCACTTTCCAACAGGAAAAAATTTAGAAGAAATTGCACGAAAAATGCTAGGCGATACGATTGGAATATCATAGCTAAACTAACAGAAAAGTTTTATGAAAGAGTCTTAAGCAAGCGCTAAGACTTATATCTACCCTCATTATGAAGTTTTGATTCATCAAATGTAGGGGTAAGTTGCTATACCGATCCACGCTTGGAGGAAACTCTAATTCTCCCGAGAGATAAAGAACTTCATGCCTAAAAAGAACAGCCAACAAGGCTATCCTTGTAATATCTGGACATATTGCCGACAGTTCTTAAAACGTTATCAGTTTTTTCTATAACTTTATCCAGTCTATATTCCCTTTCAACGAGCTTTCTACCATTTCTACCCATTTTTCTTGCTAGATAATTATCAGTAAGCAAAGTAATTATTGCCTTGGCTAACTGTACCGGATCTTTAGGTGGAACGAGGATTCCGGTTACTCCATCCTTGATAACATACTTTATCCCCCCTATCCTTGTTCCAATGACAGGTTTACCACTGGCACCTGCTTCTATCAACACCATTCCAAACCCTTCCTGAATAGTTGTTGATGGAAGGACTACCAGGTCAGAACTCCTATAAAACTCAGGTAACACATCCTCTCTGACGTACCCAGTAAATATAACTCTGTCTAAAATTCCCAGAGAGGCACAAATTTCTCTGTACTTGGGTATCATATCCCCTCTTCCCACTAGCACTAAATATGAGTCCTCCACCTGTCTTGCCACGGATTTGAAAGCAACAAGAAGGTGGGATACTCCCTTATGAGCATGCCCCCTATTCATTGTACCAATGAACATTACGATCTTCGCGGATTTTGGGAGATTGTACATCTTGTGTAATTTATAAGATTTGCCTGGTGAATACCTTTTTACGTCGACTCCGGGAGGAATCCACACAACCCTCTCCCTCACTCTCTTAAATAGCTTGGATTCGTAGTAACAATATGGAGAGGGTGTCACTATGATATCTGAGAGAAACAGCAAACTCTGCTGTAATGACAGATTATACATAGACGCTACAATGTTCAGAGGAAAACTTTCTTTAACCAGATCATTATGGTATGTGAGAACAAAGGGAACTTTAGCCTTCTTAAATATATGCCTTGTTAGCATGGAAACATCTGCATAGTATGGAACGGGTGTGTGGGCATTTATTACATCGAACTTCTCCCTTTTAAGAATTTTAATGATGTGGAATGGAAGATTAAGAACTACGGGAGTGTTAGACACCACGAAATCTGGCTTGAACCTTATCACCTCTATACCATCCAAATTCTGTAAGCCGTTACCTTTTTTTGATGCTGTTATGACCTTCACTTCCCATCCCCTGTTTACAAGGCCCTTTGCTACCATGTATGCATACTTTTCAAGTCCCCCTCCTTCAGGGTAGAAGTAGGGAGTGACCATGAGTAACTTCATAGCTTCTCACCTACCCCATATTCCCAGCCAGGGGCTATATAACTGATTTCATTCTTCGTTAATATTGATAATTAAATCAAATTCTAATTATACATAAAGATAATCATAAACCACGGTCATATGTATGACATATTTAACGTAATATATTTACTAACAGGTCCAGGCTTCTATATAAATTATAGATAATTTTTCGATCCTTACCAACAAAAGGCGAAAAGCTTATATATGCTAACACACCACCTAATAACTGAGCTACTTCCAGTATCAATGCAATGGGGGGAAGAAGACATGAAGAAAGCCCTTAGCTTGGTCTTAGTTTTGTTTGTATTAGCAATGTCAGTGCCTACAGCAATGGCTACCCCACTACTACCAACAAAGGCAATAAACTTCAAGCAGTCTGGAGACGAGTCACTGCCTAACATCAACTTCATAACCTCACCTCAATTATCAAATGACACTACGGGTGCTACCGACGTTGAGTTAACCCTTTACTTCAACAATTCTCTGCTGGATCTCCCAGGAGGAGGCCAGGGACTCATTAAGATAGGTTTCACTGGAATATCCCCATTTAATGTCACCCAAGTGGACTTGGTTTCATTCGAGATCAATGGAAATGACGTGACAGACAAGGTAGTTGATGTTGTACGTTATCAGCAGGATCCCTCTGATCCTCAGGTTCAATCAGTGTTCATCTATGTTACCGACATATCAATAGCCCCCACTGACAAGGTTAAGATAGTGCTTGGAGGTCTCAAGAACCCAGATGTTCCCGGAACTTATACAATCAGCGTTGGTACCTATGTTGGTGGAAACCCAAGGTCATCGGGTACCGCAAAAGTTGTCATTAAGGGACCAAAGCCACCACTCACGTTGCCAGAGCCATTCATCATTGGTTGGCATGTGGATTATTCAGAGTGCAGTGGCTGCAATCCCGATCACCACTATGACATACTTGATACTGAACTGGTAGGCTACAGAGACGATGGGCCTGTCTATGAGATAAGCTATCCAAAAGAATACACGATCGGCTGTGATGAGGATACCTTCTACTACAACATCTATGCTTGGAACCTCAGCTACCAGAATTTGACCTTCAAGGGAGTTAAGGTGTTTGTTAACAATGAAATAGAACTATGGTTGCCAGCAGAGTACTTCAGGACATACAAGGAGTGCCACCTCATAAGCGATGGCATAGTTAGCAGTGGAGTTATCACCGAGGACTTTACTGAGAAGGTTCCAGAAGGAGAAAAAGACTACCTTAAAGGGTGGAAGCTTGAGGGATTCCAGCATGCGGAGCCTGCGGACTTTGTACTGTACTTCAACAGGGAATATGGATGGGCTCTAACAACGAACCCAACCAGCTACGATATAGTTAATAACAGCTACATAATGACCGACCCAATGTCCCTAATCGACGGCACTAGTGCAGATGTCAAGAGCTTTACTGGATATGTGTATGTTTCGTTTGACTACGCACTGGCCCTTGACGAGAACGTAACTGTGTACTTCCAGTACAGAGTCTACGATAATGATTGGAGCGACTGGATAACTGTAAGAAAGTTCACAAGCGTTGATGAAGCGGAGTATGCAACCTATGTTACCTCTACTCCAATATTCGTGAGGAACGTAACTAAGATACAGTTCAGGTTCTATGTCAACTACACTAAAGTTGACAAGTTCACAAAGCCAGGATTTGCCCTGTTCACGTTCAAAGTGACAAATGACAGAGTAACCGACTGTGACATAGTGTACGCCGTTAATCCAAAAGATAATAAGAACACAACGCTCTTCGTATACAACCTGAGCATCACGCCAAATGTAACCCTTTCAGAAGGTGAGAAAGCGACAATAGAGGTTGAAGCCATCTACGAGCTTACTGATGAGGAGTTACTCGAGAAGTACGACCCAATCCAAGTTGCCAGCCAGGACTTCAACGTCTCTAGAGAGGAGTGTGTTGACTTCACCCTCTGTGGCCTTCTCAGCAACGCTAGGTACATCGTCATAGGTGGCGGAAGCTGGACGCACGGGTCACCACAGCCCTACTTCGGTTGGGAGTTCGATGAGAACCAGAAGCCAGTAATAAGGAGCGGTCACGGCTCCCTTGCAGCGGATAACCTTGGTGTGCTGTTCTTCCTCAGCCAGGCAGGAGCAGATCCAAACAAGGTGATATTCGACGACAATCCACAATACGTGAACCTAACGACGGGTGAGATAAGAGGACTCGAGAAGGGAGACATAGTCATACTCGTTGGCTCAAGCGGTGTGAACTTACCACTTGGATACTATGAGTACGTGACCAAGGAGGCACCAGTCGTCAGGATACCACCACAGAACGGAATGTGGGACGCCTTTGTACTACCAAACGGAACAGTTGTTGAGTGGGAAGGACCAGACGAGCAGTGGTACGATGTTTGGGAGGATGTCTTCGTCATCCAGTGGTTCACAACAGAGGATGGAGTAATAGTCTTCTCGGTCGAGGGAGCTGGCGTCGACGGTACCGTTGCAGCTTCATGGCTCGTCGCATGGCTAGTTGCAAGTGGCTATGGAAATGAAGTGCTTCCATCAAGCGGATACATAGTCGGCAGGTGGTACGAGGATATTGCGGAAGGATATCCTCGCAACATCATCTTCGCGCCGGCCTGGATCAGGGGCTCACCTGACGACGTCAACGGCTTCAGCACTGGCGACGACTACATCAAGATTGAGTACATGAGCCACCCAGGACTCTTTGGTCTTGAGCCAGGAGATATAATACAGACTTACCCAATACCAAGTTGCTTCTGTGAACAGCCATACTATCCACTCCCGTGATTCCCTAACTCCTCTCTTAAGTTTCTTTTTACTAATTTTTTCTTGTTTTAAGGGGTGTTTAGGGTGAAAGATATTCTTTACTTGTTGACCTTTTTGGTAACGATGATTCTTGGAGCTGTAGTCGTTGTTTCCGTTTTCAATCAGCCACATTCTCACGGTTACACGAAGGTTTACTTTGAAAATGATGTTTTTCCTGTTTTGTCCCCAAACAAAACCTATGAGATTGCATTCATAATAGAATCCCACGAGAAAAGACAGATGAAGTACATCTACACCATCTATCTTGACAACTCTTCGGTGAAGAGTGGTGAAATTGTACTAAACCCAAGTGACGTAAAGAGGATTTCTGTTAACGTATCACTTGAAAAGATTCCTTATTCTAAGCAGATACTTAAGGAGAGCTATACAAATATGACCGTTGAGAATCCAGCGGCTCTTGTTAAGGTGCCCTGGGCGTACGGTGTAGATCTGTCCAAGCAGAGAAACTGGAGTGGCGAAGAGTTACTATATGTGATAAAGAATTTCCCGTTATTCTATATTGGAGAGGAGGGAGTGTCTGTTATAGTGAATACCACCAGTGGAACGAACGTAACTGACATCTCTATAGAGCGTTCTGGGAATGGGTTTATCAAAACGATTCGGGAGTTCAACGTGACCCCTGTCCAAAACGGATATGTTGTTAGCATTAGAACCGTCAAGATAAAGTATTATCCTCGCCCAGTCGAGCTTAAGGTGATAGTAATTTCGGATTCAGGTAAGAGATACACTTTAAAGACAATGTTAAGCGTTGAGGGGGGAGACAGTTGAGCTACACACTCTTATTCTTTCTACTATTTGTGCTCTTGACGGTCTTCACTGTAGCTTTGCTTAGGTTTAACACTAAGGTTAAGCTCTTCCTTCTCATGTTCTTTGCTTTTGTTCTCAACGTTTATATTCGCTTTGGCTTTGGAAGGTATTTCACGACTTTTGACGAGAGTTATTATTTGTTTTTGATTAGTGATAGATACTTCTATTTGGAGTGGCCCTTCTCTGGTTTCGTACTTCCTTTCCTTCTTGGAAAGGTCTCGGCAATGCTAAATCTTCAACCTCTTTCAGTTGTATGGGGTTTTTCTATTTTGACGTTCGTCCTCTATGTTCCAACTATCTACTGGTTTTATAGAAAACTCAAGCTTTCAAGGAAGACTGCGTTGTTTTCGGTCTTAACTTTGTTCTTGTCAAGCTACTACATATGGTCAGGCATTGAGGTTAGGCCTCAGGAGGTTGGAGCTTTATTGGGTGTGATAGCTACCGGTCATTACATCACTACTATTGAGAATCGGACGAGATTCAATGTTATTGTTCTCCCAGTGCTTTTTGTACTTCTCGCTCTTTCCCACATTCTCTCGTTCTTCCTGTTCTCAATGCTTTTGTTATTTTATACTGTTTATGTCTTTTTAGCTGGAAAGATTTCAGAGTTTGGGAAACTATACTTCGTTCTATCTTTTTCAATTCTTCTTGGGCTAGTTATCGTTCTATGGTTTCCACCCTATGATAGAATGGTTGAGGCCGTAATATGGATGGTCAATAATATGAGGCTTCTGAATTTGTCAATAACTTTACAACATTTTAGGATTATGGTTATCATTGGTTACGTATCTGGCATAGTTCTTTTATGGTTACTTACATTTCTCCTCTCAAGATCAATTTTACGCCTATGGAATTTTTTCAAAATCATTACCTGTAAGTTCTTTACTCCTCTTTTATTACTGGCTGCTTTTGGAGGGGGAATCGCTCTATATCTTCAGTTCATGCTGAACGCTCAAGCGTACAGTAAGGTCTATGGAGGTTCGCTCTTGACGTTTATATTCTTCCAATTAGGGAATATGTTCTTTGGATTGCTATTCATTTACTCCTTCTTTAGGAGGATTAGAGATGGAAAGTTCTTGACATTTGATGTTTTGGCGCTATCTTGGATCATTATCGGTGGATTAATGCTTCTGCTTTCGTTTATGATGCCAAAGGGTACGGGAGGGTGGGGATTCAATAACTGGCTCATTAGGGTGCTTCAATACTTTCCCATATTTGGTGCTCCTCTTGTTGCATATGTTCTCATGGAACATCTTAATGAAATTCATAAGAGAACTTTCCATGCCAATATAGTGTTTCTCCTCTCGACTCTCATTGTGGTTAGCACTCTTAACGTTGCCAGGATTTCCCCCTTCTATAACTATGAAGGGGTTATCACGGATGAGTTTATGGATATAGTGTCATATTGTCAAGACAATGGCTGTCTCTTGGCGTGGGATAGACACTCCGAATTTAAAGATTTTGTTATAACAAACTTCTTTAGGGCTTATCTTCCTGGAATCAGGTTCATTACAGGGAATGAGAATTGCTCATATCTAACTTTTTCATCCGATAGCTTTAGAGTTTACAAGACGATGTTCTTTACTTTGACATTTGAATCTCTAGCAGAATATTCGTCATTTCTTCTGAGGACGTCTGGCAATTTGAAATCTCCCGATCAGAGATCTGAGCTTGAATATTCTATGAAACTCTTGGGAAGTATATATTCGATATCTCCCGTGAATGATCTCGAATGTCATGAAATCTTTAGCTCTAAGGAACCCGTAATACTGGTTGGAGTTGAGATGAATGATTGCACGAAGAAGCTCATAGCATCAAATTCTCTTCCTGTATTTATCACTTCAAATAAGATGATCACGCCGTTCAAGGAATATCCTTTTTATCCCCCAAGGGAAAACTGGTGGAATGTAACTGAAGGGTACTTTGTAATTCAGGTGATTGAGAACTACCAGAATACACCTATTCTAGTTATCTTTGGAACGGATATTGATTCAACGGTTGCTGGCATCTGGTATTTTGTGAAGGAGGTTT
The window above is part of the Pyrococcus sp. NA2 genome. Proteins encoded here:
- a CDS encoding STT3 domain-containing protein, which translates into the protein MRRFSGEKIFMPKIAIPLILAIATALRIITLRYRYLLGYDPYFHLAYIEESLKVGYWIKFYPLANAPWGDLIYKTGHPLGFYATPVYIWKVLKISLYNAFRVTPVIFGVLTIFFFYLTILNFYGKREAFFSSFFLSVMFGHVFRSMGGYYRGDNYMLFWYSIALFGISLALRRDKLTKRLPFYLIPALASGLVSAFWSAYYLMFIFLLLNITFLAIGAFILKKERYLFDSVILALSTALGALIANYLGKIVRYGMLGRNTWLGKITMEKLGIKLNNDIGDVYLFLHLKYLVPLAILLVLTLFLTSKMIKNEKHRLIFVSLILLVFAIIFSKFTTLKGLFLGFKIFSKLPIIETTHSKFSDLWLAYNIVIFLAPLFVLKSRKVSVTDFLLLGTIIPSLWMIYIWTRFLFIGSMAIAIMAGVGLVSLYELLLSRIKGRATLAVSLILMIIMPSITGALGFRTVLTERPLMNIHWERGLVWLRENSNENDIILAWWDYGGWIEYYTRRGTVAQMSPDEFVARYLLGRVSDQELMNLGVDYIIVSFDTALKFGAILRTANENEEGQFLIILPLVSKFGVLIFEYGSYKLIMKPGKKLEVLTTINGRTYIPKEVFVEHDGNITEVELHTHSNLYAYINLNYGYAVLMNEKTFNTTLAKLMFTNKYPMDYKLAYSDGGFIKIFKFEHPNVKIYRRDGKIIFKFENATGTKLEIVGFLDNGTKVFEKWYYVRGLREFELPAEVKGDVIRYTYTQEEKVLDRGIFLR
- a CDS encoding glycosyltransferase family 4 protein yields the protein MRIVYIYDAVYPFIKGGVERRVYEIGKRLAKKHDVYWFGLNWGEGSPDGIEFYGVGRWKNLYKNGKRSIGEAIYFALKLLLKFKGKYDIVDCQQFPYFPCFSAKFHSMIRDIPLVITWHEVWNEYWKEYLGNLAIFGLQVERKMSKITENNISVSRLTQRRLYSIGVHSEVIPNGIDFKRIQNVSKKDEEYDIIFVGRLIREKNVDLLLKAVRMVREDIPDLKVLIIGEGPEKERLVKLASILDLSDNVKFLGFLKDHDEVISYLKSSKVFVLPSKREGFGIVVLEANASGLPVITLDYPMNASKELIIHGYNGFVSSPTPDHLAKYIEISLSNRKKFRRNCTKNARRYDWNIIAKLTEKFYERVLSKR
- a CDS encoding glycosyltransferase family 4 protein codes for the protein MKLLMVTPYFYPEGGGLEKYAYMVAKGLVNRGWEVKVITASKKGNGLQNLDGIEVIRFKPDFVVSNTPVVLNLPFHIIKILKREKFDVINAHTPVPYYADVSMLTRHIFKKAKVPFVLTYHNDLVKESFPLNIVASMYNLSLQQSLLFLSDIIVTPSPYCYYESKLFKRVRERVVWIPPGVDVKRYSPGKSYKLHKMYNLPKSAKIVMFIGTMNRGHAHKGVSHLLVAFKSVARQVEDSYLVLVGRGDMIPKYREICASLGILDRVIFTGYVREDVLPEFYRSSDLVVLPSTTIQEGFGMVLIEAGASGKPVIGTRIGGIKYVIKDGVTGILVPPKDPVQLAKAIITLLTDNYLARKMGRNGRKLVEREYRLDKVIEKTDNVLRTVGNMSRYYKDSLVGCSF
- a CDS encoding DUF2808 domain-containing protein — translated: MKKALSLVLVLFVLAMSVPTAMATPLLPTKAINFKQSGDESLPNINFITSPQLSNDTTGATDVELTLYFNNSLLDLPGGGQGLIKIGFTGISPFNVTQVDLVSFEINGNDVTDKVVDVVRYQQDPSDPQVQSVFIYVTDISIAPTDKVKIVLGGLKNPDVPGTYTISVGTYVGGNPRSSGTAKVVIKGPKPPLTLPEPFIIGWHVDYSECSGCNPDHHYDILDTELVGYRDDGPVYEISYPKEYTIGCDEDTFYYNIYAWNLSYQNLTFKGVKVFVNNEIELWLPAEYFRTYKECHLISDGIVSSGVITEDFTEKVPEGEKDYLKGWKLEGFQHAEPADFVLYFNREYGWALTTNPTSYDIVNNSYIMTDPMSLIDGTSADVKSFTGYVYVSFDYALALDENVTVYFQYRVYDNDWSDWITVRKFTSVDEAEYATYVTSTPIFVRNVTKIQFRFYVNYTKVDKFTKPGFALFTFKVTNDRVTDCDIVYAVNPKDNKNTTLFVYNLSITPNVTLSEGEKATIEVEAIYELTDEELLEKYDPIQVASQDFNVSREECVDFTLCGLLSNARYIVIGGGSWTHGSPQPYFGWEFDENQKPVIRSGHGSLAADNLGVLFFLSQAGADPNKVIFDDNPQYVNLTTGEIRGLEKGDIVILVGSSGVNLPLGYYEYVTKEAPVVRIPPQNGMWDAFVLPNGTVVEWEGPDEQWYDVWEDVFVIQWFTTEDGVIVFSVEGAGVDGTVAASWLVAWLVASGYGNEVLPSSGYIVGRWYEDIAEGYPRNIIFAPAWIRGSPDDVNGFSTGDDYIKIEYMSHPGLFGLEPGDIIQTYPIPSCFCEQPYYPLP